The Rudaeicoccus suwonensis sequence GCTGTGGGTCTGGTGCATGAGCACGAATGACGCAGGGTCGACTCCGACAGCGCGGGCGACCCGGGAGCGGTTCTCGCGGACTCGCTCAGGGTCGTCGCCGACGTGACCGCCGAGGTTGAGGGAGGCCAACGGGCCCTGGCTCACTCCACCGGCGGAATCGGTGAAGCCGAAGGTGATCGCCGGCTTGCCGGCGACCTCGAGACGGTCCTGCCACCACCACATCGCGGCTCAGCGGGTGGCGTCGGACAGCCGCAACGGCCTGCTCACTTCAGGAAGTCGGGGACGTCCAGGTCTTCGCTGTCGTCGAAGGTGACCTCGCGCGGCGGGCGGCTGCTCGGTGCCTGCTGCACCTGACCCGGTGCGGTGGCCGGAGCCGGAGCAGCCTCCGGCCGCTGCTGCGGTGCCTGCGCCTCGACCGCCGGTGCGCTCTGGACGGGGGCCTGAGCCTGCGGTGCGTCCTGACGTGGGGTTGCGGGCTGGGCGGCGGGAGCCTTCGGGCCACCCTGGATCTGCCCGAGCGCGCGGTCGTCGGTGCGCTTGGTGGGTGATCCTCCGTCGAAGCCGGCCGCGATGACGGTGACGCGGACCTCGTCCCCGAGGGCGTCGTCGATGACGGCACCGAAGATGATGTTGGCCTCGGGGTGCGCTGCCTCCTGCACAAGACGGGCTGCCTCGTTGATCTCGAACAGACCCAGGTCGCTGCCACCCTGCACCGACAGCAGCACGCCCTGCGCACCGTCGATGCTGGCTTCCAGCAGCGGAGACGAGATCGCGAACTCGGCCGCCTGGACGGCGCGGTCCTCGCCACGGGCCGAACCGATGCCCATGAGCGCCGAGCCGGCACCCTGCATGACCGACTTCACGTCGGCGAAGTCGAGGTTGATCAGACCCGGCGTGGTGATCAGGTCGGTGATGCCCTGGACACCGGACAGCAGCACCTGGTCGGCACTGTGGAAGGCATCGAGCATCGAGACGTTGCGGTCGCTGATCGACAGCAGCCGGTCGTTCGGAATGACGATGAGGGTGTCGACCTCGTCGCGCAGGGCGTTGATGCCCAGGTCGGCCTGGTTGGCGCGGCGGCGACCTTCGAAGGTGAACGGCCGGGTGACCACACCGATGGTCAGCGCGCCCAGGCTCTTGGCGATCTTGGCGACGACCGGAGCGCCACCGGTGCCGGTGCCGCCACCCTCGCCGGCGGTCACGAACACCATGTCGGCGCCCTTGAGGACCTCCTCGATGTCCTCGGCGTGGTCTTCGGCGGCCTTCTTGCCGACCTCGGGGTCGGCGCCTGCGCCGAGGCCACGGGTCAGCTCGCGTCCGACCTCAAGCTTCACGTCAGCGTCACACATCAACAGCGCCTGCGCGTCGGTGTTGATGGCGATGAACTCCACGCCCTTGAGGCCGACCTCGATCATCCGGTTGATGGCGTTGACGCCACCGCCGCCGATGCCGACGACCTTGATGACAGCGAGGTAATTCTGCGGAGTTGCCACGAGGTTGGAGCCTTTCCGGGGCTAGACGAAGCGTGTCATGACGACGCGGGCCGGACTTGGAGTCGTGGTGCCCATTGCGCCATCACGTCGATGATCGTTGCTCACCGGCAGTTGCCCTAACCGACACACCGTGCCGACCGACGCTATCCACCCGAGAGCGTTATCCACGGCATCCTACGGTGGTCGAGGCACTCCTAGCGACTATCAACGTCTCATTGAAGGTGAACCCGTTGACGGGTGTGGCGACAGCCGTTTTCGACGACGGGTGCTCCTGCACCGGACGGCCGCAGTCGGTAGCTGCCCGACATACGGCTCGGATACGTAGACTCGACGGCATCCTTGGCACGGCGGCTGGCACGACCCGTGTGAGCCACGGGTGAGATGACACGTCGGAGCGGAGACGGATAAGCGTGCAGTGGTTCGCAGCAGCGTGCACCTGGCTGGTCGGCACCGTGCTCATCGCGAGCGGCACTCTGAAGATCGGGACAGCCACGGCCTTCCGGATGTCGCTCACGCGGTTCGGGCTGCCGCAGTTCATCCACCGTGACGAACGCTTCGCGCGGGCCTTCCCTTTTGTCGAGATCGGGCTCGGACTCGGGACCGTGCTGGTGCCCGCGCCGTGGCACCAGATCTTCACCGTCGCCTCGCTTGCGCTGTATGTCGGGTTCCTGGTCCTGGTCGTCCGCGTGGTGCGACGCAAGCAGGCCGTCTCGTGCAACTGCTTCGGCGGCATCGGCGACGACTCGGTCGATCGGCGGACGATCGCGCGGAACAGTGCGCTGGTGCTGCTCGCGGTGATCGCGGTCGTGTTGCACGACTCCCCCGCCAGCGTGCTCGGCGACCGCTCTGCCTGGCTGTATGCCGTTCCGGCCGTCGTCTCATGTGCCCTCGCCGTCGGCCTCGTGATCTACCGGGGATTGCGCGACCGCCGACGCAAGGCACGACAAGTGAGGTCGCTGACGGTGACCGATGCCGATGGTTCGCCGATGCTGATCAGCGAGTTCCAGGATCCGCCGACATATCTGGTGTTCTTCTCCGCCTTCTGCGGATCGTGCTCGGCGTTGGTAGAGGAGTTTCGTTGGTGGCCGCACGTGACCAACGGCGGTTTCGACGTGCAGCCGGTGTTCATGGGGCCACCGACCGACTACCTCGAGCACCCGGCGTTCGCCGAGGTTGCGCCATACGCGTGGTTCGACGTCGACAGGTCCGTCTCGCTAGCGATGGCTGTCTCGGCCACACCGGGCGCGGTGCTGGTGGATGCGGAGCACCCGCTGGGGAAGAAGATGAGCCTTGGTGCGTACCAGGTGCGTGAACTGGTCGTGGACCAGACCAAGGTCGATGTCGCAGTCGCGGAAAGCGGCAGTGACGCGCTCACGACAGACGCGGCCGGGGCCGACGCACGTGCGAGTGACGCTCGCGACGGTGATGTGACCGACGGGGATGCGACCGACAAGGATGCACAGGGCACCGCGTCTGCGATGGCTGCGACTGACGATGCCTCGCCGGAGCAGGTCGTTCGAAGCACCACCTGATGCACCAGCCTTGATGCACATCGCCGAATCGGCGACTTAGAGATTGCGCGGGTAGGTGCTCGGTGTGGCGCCCACCGTATCCGCCATCGCCCTCCGTCAGTCGCCGAATCGGCGACGTACGGGTGCCCGGGCTGCCCCGGCACAGCGAGTGCATGGTCGAGATGACGATTACTTCCCAGTATCGCGACCGCGACCGGAAGTAATCGTCTTTCTAACCACGCCAGCGTTGCTAGCGTGTCGTATGTGGCGGGTGGCAGTCACCGCACCACGCGAGGGTCCTCATCGCCGCCGAATCGGCGAGTTATCGAGTTATCGAAGGTCGGGCCGCGTCGCCAGCGCATCCAGAATCTGCGGGCCGAGCGTCGTCACGTCGCCGGCGCCCACCGTCAGGACGAGGTCACCGGGTCGCACCCGTTCGGCGACCGCCCGGAGGGCATCGGCGTGGGTCGGCGCGTAGACAGCTTCGGCGCCGTCGATCCGATCGGTCACGAGTTCGCCGGTGACACCTGCGACCGGCGCTTCGCGCGCGGCGTAGACATCGAGCACGATCGCTACATCAGCAAGGGACAGCGCTTCGGCCAGTCCGGCAGCGGCGTGCTGGGTGCGCGAGTACAGGTGCGGCTGGAAGACGACGATGAGGCGACCACCGTCACGCAAGGCGAGACCGGTGCGCACCACCGCTTCGACCTTGCCGGGGTTGTGCGCGTAATCGTCGACCACGCGAACTCCGGCCGCGGACCCGCAAGGTTCGAATCGCCTTGCTGTTCCTTGGAATTCGGCAAGTCCGCCCACGACCGATGCCGGGTCGACCCCGAGGCCGGCACTGAGCGCAAGCACCACCCCCGCGGCATTGAGCAGGTTGTGCGAGCCCGGCACGCGCAGGCGCAGGGCAAGCCGTTGCCCCTGGTACAGCAGAGTGCCGTGCCAGTCGAAGGCACCACCGCCGTCGTCGACCAGACGCAGGTCGGCGTCGACGCTCCGCCCGTAGGTCAGCACCCGCGTGCCCGCAGCTCGCATCCGCTCGCCGAGCCCCGCCGAGCCGTCATCGTCGGCGCAGACGACCAGCAGGCCACCGGGGCGGACGGTGGCGGCAAAATCGGCATACGCCTCGTGCAGCCTCTCGGAACTGCCGTAGAAGTCGAGATGGTCGTCTCGCACATTGGTCACGATCGCGACGTGCGGGTGGTAGACCAAAAACGAACCGTCGCTCTCATCAGCCTCGACGACGAACGAATCCCCTTCACCGACACCGGCATTCGCCCCAAGGCCGACGATCGGTGCTCCGATCGCGTATGACGGGTCCGCCCCGGCCGCGCGCAAGGCGACCGTCGCCATGGCGCTGGTCGTCGTCTTGCCGTTGGCACCGGCGACCGCCAGCGCACCACGACCGGCCATCAGCATCCCAAGAGCCTGCGCCCGGTGCAGCACCGGCAACCCGCGCTCCTGCAGGCGCAGCAATTCCGGATTGTCGGGCGCGATGGCCGAGGAGATGACCACCCAGGCGTCCGCCGGGACCAGGTCCGCTGTAGCGGCGCTCTGACCGATCGTGACGGTCGCGCCGGCGGCACGAAGGTCGTCCAGCGTTGCGCTGTCGGCGCGGTCGGAGCCGGACACCTCGATGCCGCGCGCCAGCAGCAGCCGGGCGACACCGGACATGCCGGAGCCGCCGATGGCGATCAGGTGCGCCCGGCGGACATCGGTGAGAGGCGGCAGTTCCGCGGTGAAATCGAAGCGGGGATTCACCCCGTCAGGGCAGCTCGCGTCGGTCACGATCGCGCCGCCGCCGACACGGCCTCGTGGATCATCGCGACGAGCTTCTCGTCCGCTTCGCCATGACCTTGCGCTCGTGCAGCCGCACCCATGAGTGCCAGGCGATCGGCGTTCTTGGCCAGTGGAATCACTTGCTGCACAACGTAATCGGCGGTGAAATCGGCATTGTCGACGACGATCGCGCCACCTGCATCGACAACGTCGGCACAGTTGAGTCGTTGTTCGCCGTTGCCGATCGGCAGCGGCACGAAGACAGCGGGCAGTCCGATGGAGGCCGTCTCGCAGACCATGTTCGCGCCGGCGCGCGTGACCACGAGATCGGCTGCGGCGTAACACAATTCCATCCGGTCGGCATACGGCAACACGACGTATGCCGCATCTCCCCCGTCAGGCTTCGCGGCCGTCGCACCGGCGTCCGGATCGAACTCCTTGCCGCGACCGGTCACGTGCAGCACCTGCACACCGGCGCTGCGCAACGCCGCGACCGCGCCGGCGAAGGCCTCGTTGATGCGCGCGGCGCCCAGCGAACCGCCGGTCACGAGAATCGTCGGCATCGCGTCGGTCAGACCGAACTCGCGCAAGGCCTCCGGACGCAATGCCGCGCGGTCGAGACCGGTGATCTCGTGGCGCAGCGGCATACCGAGCAGACGGGCGCCGGGCAGCTTCGTCGCAGAGAACGTCGTGGCGATGAAGGATGTGAAACGTGCGCCCAGGCGCGTCGCGAGACCGGGACGGGCGTTGCCCTCGTGCACCACGATCGGCACGCCCGCACGACGGGCCGCCAGGAACGCCGGCGGGCAGACATAGCCGCCGAACCCGACCACGACATCGGCTTCCGCGTTGCGCACCACGTCGGTGGCCTGCCGCACCGCGCGACGAAAGGTCAGAGGGAAGCGCAGCGCCGCGAGGTCGGGGCGACGCGGAAAGGCTGCCTTCGGGATGACCTTGAGGTCGTACCCGCGTTCGGGGACGATCGTCTCCTCAAGGCCGCCAACCGACCCGACCACGGTGATGCGGACGTCGGGATTTTCGCGGCGCAAGGCATCGGCGGTGGCCAGCAGAGGTGAGATGTGGCCGGCCGTTCCACCACCGGCGAGGACGACCGAGGTCAGGGCCGCGGCATCCGATGATCGCGCAGGAACGACACCGTCGCCGGATCGAGCACTGCTGTCGGTCCCACCGTGCTCAGCTGCGGTGTCGCTCACCGACGCCCCACCGGCAGGACGGCCAGTGTCCGCTTGACCGCGTTCGGCCGGGCTGCAAGAGCTTCCTTGCACGCCGGCTCGTTGCGGGCGAACGAGATCAGGATGCCGAGGCCGAGAAGTGAGGTCACCAGCGCCGATCCGCCGGAGGACACCAGCGGCAGCGGAACGCCGATGATCGGCAAGAGGCCGGTCACCGAACCGATGTTGATGATGGCCTGAGCGAGGATCCAGGTGATGATGCCGGCGGTCGCGATGCGCACGAAGAAGTCTTTGCTCGTCACGATCAACCGGTAGCCCGCATAGCCGAGAGCGACATACAGCGCGACGACGGTCAGGGTGCCCGGTAGACCGAGTTCCTCGCCGATGATGGCGAAGATGAAGTCGTTGTGTGCCTCGGGCAGCCAGGACCACTTCTCGCGACTGGCCCCCAATCCGACGCCCCACCAACCACCGTCCGCCATGGCGTAGAGACCGTGGACCTTCTGCCAGCAACCCGTCGACTGTGCGTTGGAGCAGGTGCCGAGCCAGGACGACAGTCGCCCGGACCGGTTGGAGTTTGTCGCGACGAAGGCGGCCGCACCGGCAGCAGCCAGCGCGGCGAAGCCTGCGAAGACGCGCATGCGCACACCGGCCACGAACAAGATGGCGCCCAGGATCGCGGCCAAGACCATCGTCGTGCCCAGGTCGTGCCCGGCGAGCACCAGGCCGAGCAGGACGATCGCCACGGGAAAGATCAGCGGGATGATCACGTGCCGGGATCGGCCGATGAGCTTGCGTTTGCGGGTCAGGATGAGCGCTCCGATCAGCACGAGCGCGACTTTGCCGGCCTCGGACGGCTGCATGGTGAACGAGCCGAAACCGATCCAGTTGCGGTTGCCCTGCACCGTGCGACCGAGCGGGGAGAAGACCAGCATCTCCAGCAGGACGGCACCGATGAACGCCGGCAACGCCAGGACCTTCCAGACACGCACCGGCATCCGGCTGGCGCACGCGGCGACGATGACGCCGAGCACCGCGAAGATCGCCTGGTTGTTGAACACCGTGTATGGCGATCCGCTGGCTTGGTACGACGTCACACTCGAGGCGGACAGCACCATGACCAGCCCGAAGGCCACCAGTAGCGAGGTGGCGCCCAGCAGCAGGTAATACGGAGCGACGGGCGACTCGAGTCGTTCGAGCAGGATGCGCGGTGACAACGGATTGCCGGCCGACTCCTGCATCGAGGCATCTGTGACACGCGGACTCCGCGGTGCTCCGGCAGCGCCGGAGGTCGCGCGGGTGGTGGTTGCGCTCACTGCGCGCCGCCGGCCAAGTCGCGCACCGCCGCGGCGAAGGCGTCACCGCGTGCTCCGTAGTTGTCGAACATGTCCATCGATGCGGCCGCCGGTGCCAGCAGCACCACATCACCTGCTCGTGCGTGCTCGCTCGCTGCGCGGACTGCCTGGGCCATGGCCCCAGTTTCGGTGCTCGAGATGTCCACGACCGGGACATCGGGCGCGTGTCGCTGCAACGCCTCGCGCAAAAGGCCACGATCACGGCCGATGAGCACGACCGCGCGCAACCGGGATGCCGCATCTCGCACCAGGTCGTCGACGTCGGCGCCCTTGAGCAGGCCTCCGGCGATCCACACCACCGAGTCGAGCCCGGCGATCGACGCCGCAGCCGCACCGGTGTTGGTGGCCTTGGAGTCGTCGACGTAGCGCACGCCGTCGATGGTGGCGACGGTCGAAA is a genomic window containing:
- the murG gene encoding undecaprenyldiphospho-muramoylpentapeptide beta-N-acetylglucosaminyltransferase, giving the protein MSDTAAEHGGTDSSARSGDGVVPARSSDAAALTSVVLAGGGTAGHISPLLATADALRRENPDVRITVVGSVGGLEETIVPERGYDLKVIPKAAFPRRPDLAALRFPLTFRRAVRQATDVVRNAEADVVVGFGGYVCPPAFLAARRAGVPIVVHEGNARPGLATRLGARFTSFIATTFSATKLPGARLLGMPLRHEITGLDRAALRPEALREFGLTDAMPTILVTGGSLGAARINEAFAGAVAALRSAGVQVLHVTGRGKEFDPDAGATAAKPDGGDAAYVVLPYADRMELCYAAADLVVTRAGANMVCETASIGLPAVFVPLPIGNGEQRLNCADVVDAGGAIVVDNADFTADYVVQQVIPLAKNADRLALMGAAARAQGHGEADEKLVAMIHEAVSAAARS
- a CDS encoding TlpA family protein disulfide reductase; protein product: MQWFAAACTWLVGTVLIASGTLKIGTATAFRMSLTRFGLPQFIHRDERFARAFPFVEIGLGLGTVLVPAPWHQIFTVASLALYVGFLVLVVRVVRRKQAVSCNCFGGIGDDSVDRRTIARNSALVLLAVIAVVLHDSPASVLGDRSAWLYAVPAVVSCALAVGLVIYRGLRDRRRKARQVRSLTVTDADGSPMLISEFQDPPTYLVFFSAFCGSCSALVEEFRWWPHVTNGGFDVQPVFMGPPTDYLEHPAFAEVAPYAWFDVDRSVSLAMAVSATPGAVLVDAEHPLGKKMSLGAYQVRELVVDQTKVDVAVAESGSDALTTDAAGADARASDARDGDVTDGDATDKDAQGTASAMAATDDASPEQVVRSTT
- the ftsW gene encoding putative lipid II flippase FtsW; the encoded protein is MSATTTRATSGAAGAPRSPRVTDASMQESAGNPLSPRILLERLESPVAPYYLLLGATSLLVAFGLVMVLSASSVTSYQASGSPYTVFNNQAIFAVLGVIVAACASRMPVRVWKVLALPAFIGAVLLEMLVFSPLGRTVQGNRNWIGFGSFTMQPSEAGKVALVLIGALILTRKRKLIGRSRHVIIPLIFPVAIVLLGLVLAGHDLGTTMVLAAILGAILFVAGVRMRVFAGFAALAAAGAAAFVATNSNRSGRLSSWLGTCSNAQSTGCWQKVHGLYAMADGGWWGVGLGASREKWSWLPEAHNDFIFAIIGEELGLPGTLTVVALYVALGYAGYRLIVTSKDFFVRIATAGIITWILAQAIINIGSVTGLLPIIGVPLPLVSSGGSALVTSLLGLGILISFARNEPACKEALAARPNAVKRTLAVLPVGRR
- the murC gene encoding UDP-N-acetylmuramate--L-alanine ligase, producing MNPRFDFTAELPPLTDVRRAHLIAIGGSGMSGVARLLLARGIEVSGSDRADSATLDDLRAAGATVTIGQSAATADLVPADAWVVISSAIAPDNPELLRLQERGLPVLHRAQALGMLMAGRGALAVAGANGKTTTSAMATVALRAAGADPSYAIGAPIVGLGANAGVGEGDSFVVEADESDGSFLVYHPHVAIVTNVRDDHLDFYGSSERLHEAYADFAATVRPGGLLVVCADDDGSAGLGERMRAAGTRVLTYGRSVDADLRLVDDGGGAFDWHGTLLYQGQRLALRLRVPGSHNLLNAAGVVLALSAGLGVDPASVVGGLAEFQGTARRFEPCGSAAGVRVVDDYAHNPGKVEAVVRTGLALRDGGRLIVVFQPHLYSRTQHAAAGLAEALSLADVAIVLDVYAAREAPVAGVTGELVTDRIDGAEAVYAPTHADALRAVAERVRPGDLVLTVGAGDVTTLGPQILDALATRPDLR
- the ftsZ gene encoding cell division protein FtsZ yields the protein MATPQNYLAVIKVVGIGGGGVNAINRMIEVGLKGVEFIAINTDAQALLMCDADVKLEVGRELTRGLGAGADPEVGKKAAEDHAEDIEEVLKGADMVFVTAGEGGGTGTGGAPVVAKIAKSLGALTIGVVTRPFTFEGRRRANQADLGINALRDEVDTLIVIPNDRLLSISDRNVSMLDAFHSADQVLLSGVQGITDLITTPGLINLDFADVKSVMQGAGSALMGIGSARGEDRAVQAAEFAISSPLLEASIDGAQGVLLSVQGGSDLGLFEINEAARLVQEAAHPEANIIFGAVIDDALGDEVRVTVIAAGFDGGSPTKRTDDRALGQIQGGPKAPAAQPATPRQDAPQAQAPVQSAPAVEAQAPQQRPEAAPAPATAPGQVQQAPSSRPPREVTFDDSEDLDVPDFLK